TACTTTAATACCATCCGGAAAGAAATACAAAAAAATTCCGGTCGAAAAGTTTGACACCAAACAAAATATATCCGGAAGCATTTTTTACTCAGACAATAAACAATTACATTTTAATTTTCCGGCATTACAGGCAGGCGCAGTTACGCAAATGCAGTACAGCAAAGCGTTTACAAACCCATATTTGCTCGATGGTTTTTATTTTCAGTGGGTATATCCGGTATTAAACAGCCGTGTTACTGTTACCGCACCTCAAAATATCAAATTAAATTACAGCCTTAATTCTGTCAATACCAAACATCCGGTAAAATACAAAACGCAAAACTTACCCAATAACCGCGTGCTTTATACTTGGGAGGTTCAAAATTTACCGGCAATAAAAGGCCTTGAAGATGCGCCTTACCCGTCGTACTACATTCCGCATTTAATTATTTATATTGAGCAGGTTACTACCGAGCAGGGCAAAACTACCGAGGTTTTAGGTAGCACCGAAAAATTGTATCAATGGTATAATAGTTTAGCGGCCAGCGTTGATACGACCACCTCGGCATCGCTGCGCAAAACTGTTGCCGACCTACTGCAAAACTTACCCCAAAACAGTAACAACGAGGCAAAGGCCAAAACTATTTATGAATGGGTGCAAAATAATATTAAATATGTTGCCTTTGAAGATGGCCTGGGCGGTTTTATTCCGCGCCCACCAAACGGGGTTTACGACAAAAAATTTGGCGACTGTAAAGATATGTCAATTTTAATTGCCACCATGCTGCGTTTGGCCAATATGCCAGCGTGGTTGGGTTGGGTAGGCACGCGCGACTTGCCCTATACCTACCAAAATATGCCCACGCCTAACGTTGACAACCACATGATTGCCGTTACAAAATTAAACAACGAATATGTTTTTTTAGACGGCACGGGCGAGTACCAGCCTTTTGGCAAAATAACCTCGATGATACAGGGTAAAGAAGTTTTAATAGGCTTAAGCCCCAAAAATTTTGAAATAGTTAAATTACCTACTATTGCCGCAAGTAATAATATTCAACACGAAAAAATTACTTTAACAATAGCCGATGGGCGAACCGTTACGGGGCAGGCCGAGGCTGTTTTTACCGGATATAAAAAAATATACACCCAGTATAATAAAGTAAAAGCCGAATATGACGGCAATACCCGTTTTTATGATGATTATTTGAAGAAAGCCAGTAATAAATTTGAAATTACAGCTATTTCAACTTCCGGAGAAAAACCTCGCGAAGCACCACTTCACATAAATTATAACTTTAAAATTCCGGATTATACTGTTCGAGCAGGCAATAATATTTATTTAAATCCACATTTATTGAAGCGGTTTGGCGGTACACAACTTGATAGCACTCGCACAGTTGGCCGTGAAAACGAATACCCTTTTGAAGATGTGCTTGAAATTACTATTCCCATTCCGGATGGCTACGAAGTAGATGTTTTGCCCTCTAACAGTCAATTTGAGCACTCTCAGTTTGGGTACCGGCTAACTTACGCTCAAGAAGGTAAAAACTTAGTACTTAACCATCATTTTTGGGTCAATTATTTATTACTGCCTGCCACAGAGTTTGCACAATGGAACAAAATGGTAAATCAATTAGAAACCCAGTTTAGCGAAGCAATAGTTTTTAAAAAAATCAAGTAAATTTTAGCCTTGAGGAGTGAGTTTGTTGTTTAAATGCAAAATAAAGCGTTTAAAATTTATTTTGGACACAAATCAAGCGATGTGTTGTTCGCATCTACGTATATATTGATGCCCTGATATATTGATTTCCCATTTTTAACGATTTTGAAGACATGGCTGCCTTTTGTAACATTATATACGGTTATATTACTTTGGTTTGAAATTTTTATTTTTTCGGGGGAATTTTTTTTGTCCATATACACCTGAACATTTTCAAAATAACCATCGCACTCATTGGCGGTAAAATTAATATTATAGGCTTTTACCTCATTGTTGGGTTCAATATCGAGACCGCTGCCAATACAGCTAAAAAGTAGTTGAGTTTCGTTTGTGGTATTTAGTTTTTTTGTTTCCATTATACATTTTTTATTTAGGTCAATCGCTTCTACTTTATAGGTGCCGGGACTTATTTGGTATTTGCGGGCATAATATCCTTTTGCATCGGGTTTTACAATGGTTTTGCTTGGGTTGTAAGCTTGGATTTCTTGGCCATTAAATTTTATGATAGCTTTTTCAACTGGGGTGCTTATGGTAACCGTTATTTTACTCTGATTATTATTGGATGGCGTTTGGCAATTTACGGTTGTTTGGTTTAGCGTTGGGTTGTCGGTTACGCGGTCAGAGGCAGCGCCAATAGTTTCGTTATTGCTGTTTAGCACTATCCGGAAATTTGTTTTACCAGGCTTTAGCCCTCTAATTATAATTTTTTCGTTTATCATCTCACTTTTAACTGCATTATTGTTTACATAAACTGTGTAAGTGTTGGCTTCTATGGGGCAGTTGTTTAGTTTAAGGGTAAAATCGTAGGTTTTTGTTTCGGGTTCGGGTTCGGGTTTCTGTTCGGGAGCTGGGTTGGTATTTGTTTCTGTTTCTGTTTGTGGTTGTTTGGAAGGTTCAAGTTTATTGCAATTAAAGGTAATAGTTTGGTTGTTATGTTGCACGTTTACCTGTTGCATTTCGCAAATATAGCTGTTGGCTTGCCCTTCGTCAATTAAATCGAGTAAATGTTGCCCTTTTGTAGTTTTGTAAATGGTTTTATATTTGCCCCCGCTTGGCACCGATTTGCTAACAAGTAGTGGGTTTTGGTCGTCAATAGTTAAAATTGGGTTGGCAAAAGGCGTAATGATGGCAATATTTACGGCATTGTTGTTGTTTATTGGTGGGGCATCCGGAATTTTTTGCACTTGGCAAGGCATTGTAAGCGTTACATTTTGGTTCGAAATAGCAATTGTTTGCTCGCATTTGCCGTTGGTGCCATCTATTAATAAGTTGTAAGTTTTTGCGTCCAGATTATAAATAGTTATTTCGGTAGTATCGTGGTTAGCGTTCCAGTTTGTAATAACGAGGCCGTTTAATTGCACGCTGGTAATATTAAAATTATCGGGAATGCTAATTAATGTTGCTGTAAACTTTTTATTGGTAGCTGCCGAAGGGGTTAACAAGGCAAACGTGCCCATGGCAATGCCAACCAAACCAATAACACCTGCCAAAAAAATACTTAGGGTTTTAGCAAAGCTTGTTGAACCAAACAAGCCAAAAAATTTCTTTCTACGGGCCTCATCATTTACAACAATATTTGTAGCCTCCCAATTTTGGCGTGGATTTTCGATGTAAAAATTATAGTTGCTGTTTTTATCATCGTTTATTGTTACTACCTCAACATCTTTTTTAACCGTAATATCGCGCGATACTTTTTCGCCATCAATTTTGGTGATAATGTAAACAGCTAATAAAAGGCGGTGATTGCCCGGTTGTAGTGGTTTTATACCAAATTGCCACTCGGTAAATGCGTGGGCAACAATGGCTTGTTCGGCACTGCGATTAATGCGGCGTATGGCAAAAGCGTTGTTATTAGAGGGGTCAATAAGTGCCACCTCCATTATTTTCGATAGTTCAATATTTTCGGGTTCAATATTAGTTTCCCGCTCAAAGTTTTGCAGTAAAATGGCATCGTCTTTGGCTATACGCACGCTACAAAATGTTTCGGTGTTTAGCCGCATTTTGCCCGGAATATTGTGAATTATACGCCCTGTATTCCCACTTTTTGTAGGTTGTTGGGTGTTTATTTCGGTTTCAATATCGGTAAGTCGGCTTAAAATGGCGTAGGTAACCTCGTTATTTGCTTTGTAAAAGTCGTCTAAATTTAAAATGCCCAAATTATAGTCTTGTTTGGCTTGTTTTAAGCGTACGCGGCATTGCAAGGCAAAATCGGCCAAATTATCTATAGGATATTCGCTGGCCATTTTTTCTAAAAGGTCAAGTGCGCCAAAGGTGTCCACCTCTTCTGTAAGGCATTTCCGGATTTTTGCGATGTATTCGGGTATTGTCATGGTTGGGTGTAAGTGTTGCGTTTTAAGGTTGAGCTTGACAGCTATGCGAATAAATGAGGCGTTGGTAGTATTTTACTTATTTACTGATTAAATACTATTTAGTGTAAATAGGTTTAATGCTTTAGCCATCCGGAATAATTAATCCGGATAAAATATAAAGTATTTATAAAGCAAAATTAAGTTAAACGGTTATCGCTAACGTCTTCCTTTAATTAAGCTTACTAAAAATAACAGCACAGTAGCACCAATAACGGAGGTAAACAACTGTGGCACAAAGCTATTGCCTATTGATAAGTCTAATAAATTAAGTAACCAGCGCCCTATTATAGCACCTAAAATACCCACAACTAAATTGCCTATTAAGCCAAACCCGCCGCCACGCATAAGTTTGCCTGCAATCCATCCGGCTAAAATGCCCACGAGTAAAGAAGCGAAAAATCCCATATTTTAAAATATTATGTGTTGTTTTTAAATTTTATATTTATTTTTAATTACGTTCTTATATGTATTAAATATTTTTCGGCAAACCAAGTTTCGGCAAAAAAATGGTGTAAGTCATAAATTTTAAATACCGTTTTTGAAGGTAGTTCTTCAATTTCGGGTTTAAGATTTCCGCCTTTATAGGCCAGCAGTCCATTTGCCAATTTATTGATACTATGTTTATTGGTTAATTTTTGCGTCCAACTGTATAAGGCCGCCAAATTGGTTACACCCCTTGCTACAACAAAATCGTAGTGTTTGGCGGGTGCTTGCTCGGCACGTAGTTGTTCGGCAAAAACGTTTGTAAGTTGTAAGGTTTCAATTAACTGCTGCACTATTTTAATTTTTTTTAAAGTCGAATCTATCAAATGAAACCGGGCTTGGGGAAATAAAATTGCCAGAGGAATACCCGGAAAACCACCGCCTGTTCCTACGTCTATTACTTCGGTAAAAGGGGCAAAGTTTATAATTTTAGCTAATCCTAAACTATGTAAAACATGATGCAAATATAAATTTTCTAAATCTTTTCGCGATATAACATTTATTTTCTCGTTCCATTCGGTATAGAAAGGCATTAGTGCGGCAAACTGTTGCCTTTGGGTAGGGTTTAACTCCGGAAAATATCTTAGTATAACTTCCATATTTCAATAGTTCAACAAATTTAGAACAAAACTTATCAATAAAGGTAATATCCGGATAAAAAATAAGTTTGTTTAGCTAAAATAAATCCGTGTCTTGTAGGGCTTCATTTTTTCTCAAAAAAATTATCCACAAAACCTAATCAATCATAATATTTTTTACTTTGTAAAATATTGATTGTTAATAAGTTATAAATTACATAATTAGCATTTTATTGTTTTTTGCAATTTACAATTAATAAACCTACAAAATTTGAAAAAAAATTGGGGCACAAAGTGGCAGAGAGTGGTAAAATAAGGTAATTTTGTGCAGAATTTTATTGCAATTTCCCAAGTCATCCCAATTATGCACAATTTTATAGGCGAAATACCTTGTACCATTGATGAAAAAGGGCGTTTGGCTATACCAGTTAAATTTGTGCGGCAACTGCCCTCCGAAAGCAGCGACCGTTTAATTTTAGGTATGGGCTTAGATAAATGCTTGGAGTTGTATAGTGTGCCCGAATTTGAAAAGAAACAGCGCAGCTTAGAAAACCTAAATCCGTACAACGAAAAAGAAAGATTATTACTTCGCCTTTTTGCCCGCGGCTTAACTGATATTACCCTCGATGGCAGCAACCGTATGTTAATACCAAAACGCCTGAAAGATTACGCAAACCTAAACTGCAAAGATATTATTTTGGTAGGGCAAGGCAATAAGATTGAAATATGGAACGCCAACGATTACGACAATTTATTTAATATTAGCGCACAAGATGTATCAAACTTAGCCAACGAAATTTTAGGAAAAGTAAACTCAACTTAACTCAGCCAAAAGCCATCAGCCAATAGCCAATAGCCATCAGCCATCAGCCAAAAGCTAACAGCCCCCAACTAACAATTACCCCCTCCCATGTATCATACCCCTGCATTATTGACCGAAACAATTGCTGGCTTGGCGATAAAGCCAAACGGTGTGTACGTTGATGCTACCTTTGGCGGGGGTGGGCACACAAAAGCAATTCTAACAGTTTTGACAAACGAGGGGCGGTTGGTTGCCTTCGACCAAGATGCAGACGCAGCAGCCAATCTTCCGGAAGACGAACGTTTGTTATTTGTTGCCGCTAATTTTAGGCATCTCGAAAAATATTTGCGCGTAAATGGCATTAACCAGGTCAATGGTATTTTAGCCGATTTGGGGGTTAGCTCACACCAGTTTGACACCCCAAAACGTGGGTTTTCAATTCGCTTTGACGAACAACCTTTAGATATGCGAATGGATACTAACCAACCAATAACTGCCGCACATATACTAAATACTTACCCCGAAAAACAACTTGCCAACCTGTTTTACCAATATGGCGAGCTGCCCCAGGCCAATAAAATTGCCCATGCTATTGTGCAGTATCGCCAAACAACCGCTATTACACGGGTTGGGCAGCTAAAAACGGTAACAGCTGCTTTTGCCGGCCCGCCTAAATATCAAATAGGGTTTTATGCCCAACTTTTTCAGGCATTGCGTATAGCAGTTAATGACGAGTTGAGCGCGCTTTGCGATTTGCTGCAACAAAGTGTCAATTTATTGCCTTCGGGTGGGCGATTAGCCATAATTGCCTACCACTCTGCCGAAGACCGCTTAGTAAAAAACTTTATAAAAAACGGAAACTTTGATATAGAACCAACAAAAGATATATACGGCAACAAACAACTCGTTTTTAAACCTGTAAACAAAAAAGCCATTACACCAAACGCTGCCGAAATAGCCCAAAACAACCGCGTTCGAAGTGCCAAACTGCGGGTAGCCGAAAAAATTTAATAATTTGCTTAAACCTAATTATCTCTTATACATTAACCAATATCCAAATAAAAAAATGTCAGTTAAAGCTAGCATATTACCTACTCCAATACGGCAGTTTTTGCTCAATACGGTAAAAAGCGCACAACAATCTATAAGCAATAACCGCAGTGCTAAAGATTGGCTTAAAGACCTTGGCTTTATTATTTTTATTTTTTCTTTGGTACTTTGTTATATGGCCAATACACACGCCGCCCAACGCAATATGATACAAGCTAAAGCCTTAGAAAGTGAAATTACCCAATCGAACTGGCGACTAATGTCTTTACGAGCCGAACTAATGCAGCTTAGCCGGCAAACCCAAGTCAGTGAAATCGCAAAACAGCAAAATCTTCATGAATTGAGCAGCCCACCTTATAAATTAAAAGCGCAAAGCCCATAACAAGCTAATAAACCCCGTAAACCACCACCCACTACAATATGCCCCAAGGCAACCGAAATATTAGACAAATAATTTATCTGCGTATCAACATAGTTGGTATAGTATTGCTTTTAATAGGCGTGCTTTTAGTGGCACGTACTTTTAGCATTGCCGTGATTGACCGTGAAGTTTGGATAGCAAAAGGTGTAAATACTACACGCATAGATACTATTGAGGGCGAACGGGGTAATATTTACGCCGAAGACGGGAAATTACTAGCATCATCGTTGCCAAATTTTGAAGTCCGGATAGACACCAAAACTATTCCGGATACTGTATTTGATAACCATATAGACAGTTTTTCAATTTATCTGTCAAACTTTTATAAAAATAAATACCAATATAAACCCGACTATCACCCCGACTCAATAAAAAAAGAACTAATTAATGCCCGAAAAGCCCAAAACCAATATTACTTTATTGATAAAAACCTTAACTTTAACGAACTTAAACAATTCGAAAACTTTCCTATTTTTAGGTTAGGCCGGTACAAAGGAGGTTTCATTTACATTCCTACCAACAAACGAACCCATCCATTTGGCATCTTGGCAAGGCGCACTATTGGCTACCTTCGCGAAGAATCGCCGGGTATTGAAGGCTCGTTCGATGCCTATTTGCGTGGAACCTCAGTACCGCGCTCTATGTATAAAACAGCCGGAGGCGAGTGGATACCCCTATACGACAATTTTGACCTCGAGGCCGAAAATGGAATGGACGTTTACACCACCTTAGATGTTAATTTGCAAGATATTGCCGAAAACGCCCTTCTTAAAGCTGTTGCCGAACACCAAGCAAAATACGGTTGTGCCGTTGTGATGGAAGTAGCTACCGGAAAAATTAAAGCAATTGCCAATTTGGGTCGCATTGACGACGGATCTTATCAAGAAATTTTTAATTATGCCATTGGTCGTAAATCTTACCCGGGCTCAACGTTTAAAGTGGCTTCTTTGGCCATGCTGCTCGAAAACGACTGGGCAAAAGAAACCGACTCTATTCCGCTTTTTAAAGGAAAACACAAATTTTACAGCGAAGAAATGTTAGACGCCCTTGCACACGGAATGGATACCAGCACCTTAAAACGCGCCATCGAAATATCATCAAATGTAGGTATAGCCCACCTTATTAACCAACGTTTTGAAAATAACCCGCAGGCTTATATTAAACAACTTGAAAAACTTGGCTTAACAAAACCAAGCAATTTAGGCTTAATTGGAGAAGCAAACCCCGAGATAAAGGCAGCCGGAACTAAAGGTTGGAGCAAACTTACTATTCCATGGATGTCTATTGGGTATGAATTAGAGCTTACCCCTTTGCAAATGCTAACTTTTATGAACGCCATTGCCAACAACGGTATGTCTATGCAGCCATATGTAGTAAGTGAAGTGCGCAACGGTAGCCAGCAAGTAAAAATGTATGGACCTAAAGAAAACGGCCAGATTTGTAGTGCCGAAACAGCAAAGCGAGTAAGGCAGGTACTAAAGGGCGTAATTGAAAAAGGAACAGCCAAAAAACTATACAATCCGGAGATTGAAATGGGCGGTAAAACGGGCACCGCCATTTTGCGCACCACCCGCGAAGGAAAAAAATACCAAGCCTCATTTATGGGCTTCTTCCCCGTTGAAAAGCCATTGTACTCGTGCATTGTCTATATATCTGAGCCTGAAAGCGGAGACGTGTATGGCGGTACTGTGGCAGGCCCGGTATTTAAAGAAATAGCCGAAAAATTTTATAGCGCTTTTGTTTACTCAAAAACAGGCCAATATATAGCCGACCTTGATACTACCTTGCCAGCCACAAATGGATTATACGCTATGAAGGGTTATCAATCGGATTTGACTACAATTTATAATACGGTTGGAATTAAACCCAATACTAATTCTAAAGGCACATGGGTTAATGCCAAAATTAAAAATGACACCTTACAAATTAATCCATTTGCCGCCCAAGCGCCTAACCGTACCCCTGACGTAATGGGCATGGGCCTGCGCGATGCCCTGTTTTTACTCGAAAACCAAGGATTACAAGTAAGATTTTCAGGGCGAGGTAAGGTGGTAAGGCAACAACCCGCATCGGGAACTCCCATAAAACAAGGCCAAACAGCCTATATTGAACTAAAATAATATTAAATACTAAACATTTATTTTGACCATCACCGTAAAACATATAATTAGCTGGCTTGAAAAAACAGCCCTTGTTTCTGGAAATACCCAAATAAATCCGGAAATTAAGAGCTTATGCTTTGACTCGCGCAAGGCACAACCCGGCTGTTTATTTGTTGCGCTTTCGGGAACGGTTTCCGATGGTCATAATTTTATTAATATTGCTATTAAAGGGGGGGCTGTAGCTGTTTTATGCGAGCATCTTCCGGAGGAGGATTACAACGAAAACAGCAAATTACATCCGGATATTGTTTACTTGCAAACCGCTAATTCGGCAAAATCATTAGGTATTATAGCGCATAATTTTTATGGCAAACCATCAGAAAAACTACAGTTGGTAGGCGTAACTGGCACTAATGGCAAAACAACTACGGCCACGCTATTACACAAATTGTTTACCCAATTAGGTTATACGTGCGGCTTATTATCAACAGTTACAAATTGCATTGGAGCAAGCCAATTACCCGCTACACATACTACCCCCGATGCTATA
The sequence above is drawn from the Sphingobacteriales bacterium genome and encodes:
- a CDS encoding DUF3857 domain-containing protein, with product MLKLITACCLFATAWPLFAQLQGFDPPNIAQLQKEYPQTDAVQLLKSTDWVIDFKDNQWEITQTTREYTCYLNDNAVRAGSAEVIHFSDFDTLINYQAFTLIPSGKKYKKIPVEKFDTKQNISGSIFYSDNKQLHFNFPALQAGAVTQMQYSKAFTNPYLLDGFYFQWVYPVLNSRVTVTAPQNIKLNYSLNSVNTKHPVKYKTQNLPNNRVLYTWEVQNLPAIKGLEDAPYPSYYIPHLIIYIEQVTTEQGKTTEVLGSTEKLYQWYNSLAASVDTTTSASLRKTVADLLQNLPQNSNNEAKAKTIYEWVQNNIKYVAFEDGLGGFIPRPPNGVYDKKFGDCKDMSILIATMLRLANMPAWLGWVGTRDLPYTYQNMPTPNVDNHMIAVTKLNNEYVFLDGTGEYQPFGKITSMIQGKEVLIGLSPKNFEIVKLPTIAASNNIQHEKITLTIADGRTVTGQAEAVFTGYKKIYTQYNKVKAEYDGNTRFYDDYLKKASNKFEITAISTSGEKPREAPLHINYNFKIPDYTVRAGNNIYLNPHLLKRFGGTQLDSTRTVGRENEYPFEDVLEITIPIPDGYEVDVLPSNSQFEHSQFGYRLTYAQEGKNLVLNHHFWVNYLLLPATEFAQWNKMVNQLETQFSEAIVFKKIK
- a CDS encoding GlsB/YeaQ/YmgE family stress response membrane protein → MGFFASLLVGILAGWIAGKLMRGGGFGLIGNLVVGILGAIIGRWLLNLLDLSIGNSFVPQLFTSVIGATVLLFLVSLIKGRR
- the rsmG gene encoding 16S rRNA (guanine(527)-N(7))-methyltransferase RsmG codes for the protein MEVILRYFPELNPTQRQQFAALMPFYTEWNEKINVISRKDLENLYLHHVLHSLGLAKIINFAPFTEVIDVGTGGGFPGIPLAILFPQARFHLIDSTLKKIKIVQQLIETLQLTNVFAEQLRAEQAPAKHYDFVVARGVTNLAALYSWTQKLTNKHSINKLANGLLAYKGGNLKPEIEELPSKTVFKIYDLHHFFAETWFAEKYLIHIRT
- the mraZ gene encoding division/cell wall cluster transcriptional repressor MraZ, whose translation is MHNFIGEIPCTIDEKGRLAIPVKFVRQLPSESSDRLILGMGLDKCLELYSVPEFEKKQRSLENLNPYNEKERLLLRLFARGLTDITLDGSNRMLIPKRLKDYANLNCKDIILVGQGNKIEIWNANDYDNLFNISAQDVSNLANEILGKVNST
- the rsmH gene encoding 16S rRNA (cytosine(1402)-N(4))-methyltransferase RsmH, which codes for MYHTPALLTETIAGLAIKPNGVYVDATFGGGGHTKAILTVLTNEGRLVAFDQDADAAANLPEDERLLFVAANFRHLEKYLRVNGINQVNGILADLGVSSHQFDTPKRGFSIRFDEQPLDMRMDTNQPITAAHILNTYPEKQLANLFYQYGELPQANKIAHAIVQYRQTTAITRVGQLKTVTAAFAGPPKYQIGFYAQLFQALRIAVNDELSALCDLLQQSVNLLPSGGRLAIIAYHSAEDRLVKNFIKNGNFDIEPTKDIYGNKQLVFKPVNKKAITPNAAEIAQNNRVRSAKLRVAEKI
- a CDS encoding transpeptidase family protein — protein: MPQGNRNIRQIIYLRINIVGIVLLLIGVLLVARTFSIAVIDREVWIAKGVNTTRIDTIEGERGNIYAEDGKLLASSLPNFEVRIDTKTIPDTVFDNHIDSFSIYLSNFYKNKYQYKPDYHPDSIKKELINARKAQNQYYFIDKNLNFNELKQFENFPIFRLGRYKGGFIYIPTNKRTHPFGILARRTIGYLREESPGIEGSFDAYLRGTSVPRSMYKTAGGEWIPLYDNFDLEAENGMDVYTTLDVNLQDIAENALLKAVAEHQAKYGCAVVMEVATGKIKAIANLGRIDDGSYQEIFNYAIGRKSYPGSTFKVASLAMLLENDWAKETDSIPLFKGKHKFYSEEMLDALAHGMDTSTLKRAIEISSNVGIAHLINQRFENNPQAYIKQLEKLGLTKPSNLGLIGEANPEIKAAGTKGWSKLTIPWMSIGYELELTPLQMLTFMNAIANNGMSMQPYVVSEVRNGSQQVKMYGPKENGQICSAETAKRVRQVLKGVIEKGTAKKLYNPEIEMGGKTGTAILRTTREGKKYQASFMGFFPVEKPLYSCIVYISEPESGDVYGGTVAGPVFKEIAEKFYSAFVYSKTGQYIADLDTTLPATNGLYAMKGYQSDLTTIYNTVGIKPNTNSKGTWVNAKIKNDTLQINPFAAQAPNRTPDVMGMGLRDALFLLENQGLQVRFSGRGKVVRQQPASGTPIKQGQTAYIELK